Proteins from a genomic interval of Poecile atricapillus isolate bPoeAtr1 chromosome 1, bPoeAtr1.hap1, whole genome shotgun sequence:
- the IFFO1 gene encoding non-homologous end joining factor IFFO1 isoform X3 — translation MNPLFGPNLFLLPQEQQGLAGPELPPPPSAEPLSGEPPAGPFPAPPAAMALRNDLGSNISVLKTLNLRFRCFLAKVHELERRNRQLEKQLQQALEEGAGGRGRGPPRRDQAVQTGFVGPIRTLGLGPGLGLGLGSARALGSPGSRPGGPGQPSAFSSGSRFMPGTIWSFSQARRLGPGPETTLVQGPGVSWVHPDGVGVQIDTITPEIRALYNVLAKVKRERDEYKRRWEEEYTVRVQLQDRVAELQEEAQEAEACQEELAMKVEQLKAELVVFKGLMSNNITELDTKIQEKAMKVDMDICRRIDITAKLCDVAQQRNCEDMIKMFQSLHLSPVKVPASVGRKRERKQVSDEDTSLSESDASRKPDEEEEDETTAMSINEEMQRMLNQLREYDFEDDCDSLTWEETEETLLLWEDFSGYAIAAAEVQGEQQDDSLEKVIKDTESLFKSREKEYQETIDQIELELATAKNDMNRHLHEYMEMCSMKRGLDVQMETCRRLITQSGDRKSPAFTPTSNSESAPNEESEESDRDPPSDASIR, via the exons ATGAACCCGCTCTTCGGCCCCAACCTCTTCCTCCTGCcgcaggagcagcaggggctggcGGGCCCCgagctgccgccgccgccctccGCCGAGCCCCTGTCCGGGGAGCCGCCCGCCGGCCCCTtccccgcgccgcccgccgccatGGCCCTCCGCAACGACCTGGGCTCCAACATCAGCGTCCTCAAGACGCTGAACCTGCGGTTCCGCTGCTTCCTGGCCAAGGTCCACGAGCTGGAGCGGCGCAACCGGcagctggagaagcagctgcagcaggcgCTGGAGGAGGGGGCGGGCGGCCGCGGCCGCGGACCCCCGCGCCGGGACCAGGCGGTGCAGACCGGCTTCGTGGGTCCCATCCgcaccctggggctggggccggggctggggctggggctggggtcGGCCCGGGCGCTGGGGTCCCCCGGCTCCCGCCCCGGGGGTCCCGGCCAGCCCTCCGCCTTCTCCTCCGGCTCCCGCTTCATGCCCGGCACCATCTGGTCCTTCTCGCAAGCCCGGCGGCTCGGCCCGGGGCCCGAGACCACCCTGGTGCAGGGACCGGGCGTCTCCTGGGTCCACCCCGACGGGGTGGGTGTGCAGATCGACACCATCACCCCCGAGATCCGAGCCCTCTACAACGTGCTGGCCAAGGTGAAGAGGGAGCGCGACGAGTACAAGCGCAG ATGGGAAGAGGAGTACACGGTGCGTGTCCAGCTCCAGGACCGggtggctgagctgcaggag GAAGCCCAGGAGGCTGAAGCTTGTCAGGAGGAACTGGCCATGAAGGTGGAGCAGCTCAAGGCAGAGCTTGTTGTCTTCAAGGGACTGATGAGCAAT AACATCACGGAGCTGGACACCAAGATCCAGGAGAAGGCCATGAAGGTGGACATGGACATCTGCCGTCGCATCGACATCACTGCCAAGCTGTGTGATGTGGCACAGCAGCGCAACTGCGAGGACATGATCAAGATGTTTCAG TCTCTGCACTTGTCTCCCGTTAAGGTCCCAGCCTCGGTGGGGCGGAAGCGGGAGCGCAAGCAGGTCAGCGACGAGGACACCTCGCTGTCAGAGAGCGATGCCTCCCGGAAACctgacgaggaggaggaggacgagaCCACGGCCATGAGTATCAATGAGGAAATGCAGAGGATGCTGAACCAGCT GAGGGAATACGACTTTGAGGATGACTGTGACAGCCTCACGTGGGAGGAGACAGAAGAAACGCTGCTCCTCTGGGAGGACTTCTCCGGATACGCCATTGCAGCCGCAGAGGTGCAGGGGGAG CAGCAGGATGACAGCCTGGAGAAGGTGATCAAGGACACGGAGTCACTGTTCAAGAGCCGTGAGAAGGAGTACCAGGAAACCATCGACCAAATAGAg CTGGAACTGGCCACAGCCAAGAATGACATGAACCGGCACCTCCACGAGTACATGGAAATGTGCAGCATGAAGCGAGGCTTGGATGTGCAGATGGAGACTTGCCGGCGGCTCATCACCCAGTCTGGGGACAG AAAGTCTCCTGCCTTCACCCCAACCTCCAACAGCGAGTCAGCCCCGAACGAGGAGAGCGAGGAATCTGACCGTGATCCCCCCAGCGATGCTTCCATCAGATAA
- the IFFO1 gene encoding non-homologous end joining factor IFFO1 isoform X6: MNPLFGPNLFLLPQEQQGLAGPELPPPPSAEPLSGEPPAGPFPAPPAAMALRNDLGSNISVLKTLNLRFRCFLAKVHELERRNRQLEKQLQQALEEGAGGRGRGPPRRDQAVQTGFVGPIRTLGLGPGLGLGLGSARALGSPGSRPGGPGQPSAFSSGSRFMPGTIWSFSQARRLGPGPETTLVQGPGVSWVHPDGVGVQIDTITPEIRALYNVLAKVKRERDEYKRRWEEEYTVRVQLQDRVAELQEEAQEAEACQEELAMKVEQLKAELVVFKGLMSNNITELDTKIQEKAMKVDMDICRRIDITAKLCDVAQQRNCEDMIKMFQVPASVGRKRERKQVSDEDTSLSESDASRKPDEEEEDETTAMSINEEMQRMLNQLREYDFEDDCDSLTWEETEETLLLWEDFSGYAIAAAEVQGEQQDDSLEKVIKDTESLFKSREKEYQETIDQIELELATAKNDMNRHLHEYMEMCSMKRGLDVQMETCRRLITQSGDRKSPAFTPTSNSESAPNEESEESDRDPPSDASIR; encoded by the exons ATGAACCCGCTCTTCGGCCCCAACCTCTTCCTCCTGCcgcaggagcagcaggggctggcGGGCCCCgagctgccgccgccgccctccGCCGAGCCCCTGTCCGGGGAGCCGCCCGCCGGCCCCTtccccgcgccgcccgccgccatGGCCCTCCGCAACGACCTGGGCTCCAACATCAGCGTCCTCAAGACGCTGAACCTGCGGTTCCGCTGCTTCCTGGCCAAGGTCCACGAGCTGGAGCGGCGCAACCGGcagctggagaagcagctgcagcaggcgCTGGAGGAGGGGGCGGGCGGCCGCGGCCGCGGACCCCCGCGCCGGGACCAGGCGGTGCAGACCGGCTTCGTGGGTCCCATCCgcaccctggggctggggccggggctggggctggggctggggtcGGCCCGGGCGCTGGGGTCCCCCGGCTCCCGCCCCGGGGGTCCCGGCCAGCCCTCCGCCTTCTCCTCCGGCTCCCGCTTCATGCCCGGCACCATCTGGTCCTTCTCGCAAGCCCGGCGGCTCGGCCCGGGGCCCGAGACCACCCTGGTGCAGGGACCGGGCGTCTCCTGGGTCCACCCCGACGGGGTGGGTGTGCAGATCGACACCATCACCCCCGAGATCCGAGCCCTCTACAACGTGCTGGCCAAGGTGAAGAGGGAGCGCGACGAGTACAAGCGCAG ATGGGAAGAGGAGTACACGGTGCGTGTCCAGCTCCAGGACCGggtggctgagctgcaggag GAAGCCCAGGAGGCTGAAGCTTGTCAGGAGGAACTGGCCATGAAGGTGGAGCAGCTCAAGGCAGAGCTTGTTGTCTTCAAGGGACTGATGAGCAAT AACATCACGGAGCTGGACACCAAGATCCAGGAGAAGGCCATGAAGGTGGACATGGACATCTGCCGTCGCATCGACATCACTGCCAAGCTGTGTGATGTGGCACAGCAGCGCAACTGCGAGGACATGATCAAGATGTTTCAG GTCCCAGCCTCGGTGGGGCGGAAGCGGGAGCGCAAGCAGGTCAGCGACGAGGACACCTCGCTGTCAGAGAGCGATGCCTCCCGGAAACctgacgaggaggaggaggacgagaCCACGGCCATGAGTATCAATGAGGAAATGCAGAGGATGCTGAACCAGCT GAGGGAATACGACTTTGAGGATGACTGTGACAGCCTCACGTGGGAGGAGACAGAAGAAACGCTGCTCCTCTGGGAGGACTTCTCCGGATACGCCATTGCAGCCGCAGAGGTGCAGGGGGAG CAGCAGGATGACAGCCTGGAGAAGGTGATCAAGGACACGGAGTCACTGTTCAAGAGCCGTGAGAAGGAGTACCAGGAAACCATCGACCAAATAGAg CTGGAACTGGCCACAGCCAAGAATGACATGAACCGGCACCTCCACGAGTACATGGAAATGTGCAGCATGAAGCGAGGCTTGGATGTGCAGATGGAGACTTGCCGGCGGCTCATCACCCAGTCTGGGGACAG AAAGTCTCCTGCCTTCACCCCAACCTCCAACAGCGAGTCAGCCCCGAACGAGGAGAGCGAGGAATCTGACCGTGATCCCCCCAGCGATGCTTCCATCAGATAA